A single region of the Silene latifolia isolate original U9 population chromosome 8, ASM4854445v1, whole genome shotgun sequence genome encodes:
- the LOC141597321 gene encoding desmethyl-deoxy-podophyllotoxin synthase-like isoform X2, with amino-acid sequence MSTLFSPWIIPLIIILLPILTKLISKTLFSKQKQLPPGPPKLPIIGNLHQLASKTTPPPQRLQELSKIYGPIMHLRIGEVPTIVISSAEVAKDILRTYDTNFANRPELLAAKVMYYDCTDIGLAPYGEYWRQVRKIATVELFTVKRVQSFRVIREEEVCRFVKGIALETKVGGCVNLSELVFGLLFNLTSRVVFSKRGIDQAAFRDLITKMSKAFSGFAIEDIFPSMKLLHSIGGMKKMLKEMAQESNRLLDPIVNGHKSNIKTEENLVDVLMKFHQDNVLDSSEFSLSTNNIKAIILEIFGAGSETSSTTIEWAMSELLKNPKAMKKAQEEVRRVYNGYKTIDETKLEELKYLKSVIKESLRLHPPVPLLVPRESIEDCQIQGYDIPSKTRVIMNAYAIGRDPNYWPDSNVFKPERFENSSIDFKGNDFELIPFGAGRRMCPGLTLGVANVELPLAMLLYHFDWKLPNGMKAEDLDMDELFGITMRRKNDLLIIPIPYSSFVM; translated from the exons atgtcaACCCTCTTTTCACCATGGATTATTCCACTAATCATCATACTACTCCCCATACTAACAAAACTAATCTCAAAAAcattattttcaaaacaaaaacaactccCTCCCGGACCACCAAAATTACCCATAATAGGCAACTTACACCAACTCGCATCCAAAACAACACCACCACCCCAGCGCCTACAAGAACTATCCAAAATTTACGGACCGATAATGCACTTACGTATAGGGGAGGTACCTACAATAGTAATATCCTCGGCCGAGGTGGCCAAGGATATTCTACGTACCTATGACACAAATTTTGCAAATAGGCCTGAATTGTTGGCAGCAAAAGTTATGTATTATGATTGTACCGATATTGGGCTTGCGCCGTATGGTGAGTATTGGAGACAAGTTAGGAAGATTGCTACGGTTGAGTTGTTTACGGTTAAAAGGGTGCAATCGTTTCGAGTTATAAGGGAAGAGGAAGTGTGTAGGTTTGTAAAAGGTATTGCTTTGGAGACTAAGGTTGGTGGTTGTGTTAATCTTAGTGAGTTGGTTTTTGGGCTTCTTTTCAATCTCACATCCAG AGTTGTGTTCAGCAAAAGGGGGATAGATCAAGCAGCATTTAGAGACTTGATTACCAAAATGTCAAAGGCATTTTCAGGGTTTGCAATAGAGGACATTTTCCCATCTATGAAATTGTTACATTCAATAGGTGGTATGAAGAAAATGCTTAAGGAAATGGCCCAAGAATCGAACCGGTTACTTGATCCAATTGTTAATGGGCATAAATCTAACATAAAAACAGAGGAAAATTTGGTTGATGTTCTTATGAAGTTTCACCAAGATAATGTACTTGATTCCTCAGAATTCTCCTTGTCGACGAACAACATCAAGGCTATCATATTG GAAATATTTGGTGCTGGAAGTGAGACATCCTCAACGACTATAGAATGGGCAATGTCAGAGTTGCTAAAGAATCCgaaagcaatgaagaaggcaCAAGAGGAGGTCAGGCGAGTATATAATGGGTACAAAACAATTGACGAGACGAAGCTAGAAGAGCTTAAGTACTTAAAGTCAGTCATCAAAGAAAGTCTTAGACTACACCCTCCTGTACCCCTTTTGGTCCCTAGGGAATCCATTGAAGATTGCCAAATCCAGGGTTACGACATACCTTCAAAAACCCGAGTTATAATGAACGCTTATGCCATCGGCCGAGATCCTAATTATTGGCCGGACTCTAATGTATTTAAGCCCGAGAGATTTGAAAACTCGTCAATTGATTTTAAAGGAAACGACTTTGAGCTAATTCCGTTTGGTGCTGGTAGGAGAATGTGTCCGGGTTTGACACTAGGCGTGGCTAACGTCGAGCTCCCGTTAGCTATGTTGCTCTACCATTTCGATTGGAAGTTGCCAAATGGAATGAAGGCAGAAGATCTCGACATGGATGAATTGTTCGGAATTACAATGAGGAGGAAAAATGACTTGCTTATCATTCCTATACCTTATTCATCTTTTGTTATGTAG
- the LOC141597321 gene encoding cytochrome P450 71D10-like isoform X1: MSIPFSPWIIPLFIILLPILTKLISKTFLRPFSKQKLPPGPSKLPIIGNLHQLASKTTPPPQRLQELAKIYGPIMHLRLGEVPTIVISSAEVAKDILRTHDTNFANRPKLLAAKVMYYGCTDIALAPYGEYWRQVRKIATVELLTVKRVQSFRVMREEEVCRFVEGIALESKVGDGCVNLSELLFGLLFNLTSRVVFSKRGIDQAAFRDLITKMSKAFSGFAIEDIFPSMKLLHSIGGMKKMLKEMAQESNRLLDPIVNGHKSNIKTEENLVDVLMKFHQDNVLDSSEFSLSTNNIKAIILEIFGAGSETSSTTIEWAMSELLKNPKAMKKAQEEVRRVYNGYKTIDETKLEELKYLKSVIKESLRLHPPVPLLVPRESIEDCQIQGYDIPSKTRVIMNAYAIGRDPNYWPDSNVFKPERFENSSIDFKGNDFELIPFGAGRRMCPGLTLGVANVELPLAMLLYHFDWKLPNGMKAEDLDMDELFGITMRRKNDLLIIPIPYSSFVM; this comes from the exons atgtcaaTCCCATTTTCACCATGGATTATTCCACTTTTCATCATACTACTCCCCATACTAACAAAACTAATCTCAAAAACATTTCTCAgaccattttcaaaacaaaaactCCCTCCTGGACCATCAAAATTACCCATAATAGGCAACTTACACCAACTCGCATCCAAAACAACACCACCACCCCAGCGCCTACAAGAACTAGCCAAAATTTACGGACCGATAATGCACCTTCGTCTAGGGGAGGTACCCACAATAGTAATATCCTCGGCCGAGGTGGCCAAGGACATTTTACGTACCCATGACACAAATTTTGCAAATAGGCCGAAATTGTTGGCAGCAAAAGTTATGTATTATGGTTGTACCGATATTGCACTTGCGCCGTATGGCGAGTATTGGAGACAAGTTAGGAAGATTGCTACGGTTGAGTTGCTTACGGTTAAAAGGGTGCAATCGTTTCGAGTTATGAGGGAAGAGGAAGTGTGTAGGTTTGTTGAGGGTATTGCTTTGGAGAGTAAGGTTGGTGATGGTTGTGTTAATCTTAGTGAGTTGCTGTTTGGGCTCCTTTTCAATCTCACATCCAG AGTTGTGTTCAGCAAAAGGGGGATAGATCAAGCAGCATTTAGAGACTTGATTACCAAAATGTCAAAGGCATTTTCAGGGTTTGCAATAGAGGACATTTTCCCATCTATGAAATTGTTACATTCAATAGGTGGTATGAAGAAAATGCTTAAGGAAATGGCCCAAGAATCGAACCGGTTACTTGATCCAATTGTTAATGGGCATAAATCTAACATAAAAACAGAGGAAAATTTGGTTGATGTTCTTATGAAGTTTCACCAAGATAATGTACTTGATTCCTCAGAATTCTCCTTGTCGACGAACAACATCAAGGCTATCATATTG GAAATATTTGGTGCTGGAAGTGAGACATCCTCAACGACTATAGAATGGGCAATGTCAGAGTTGCTAAAGAATCCgaaagcaatgaagaaggcaCAAGAGGAGGTCAGGCGAGTATATAATGGGTACAAAACAATTGACGAGACGAAGCTAGAAGAGCTTAAGTACTTAAAGTCAGTCATCAAAGAAAGTCTTAGACTACACCCTCCTGTACCCCTTTTGGTCCCTAGGGAATCCATTGAAGATTGCCAAATCCAGGGTTACGACATACCTTCAAAAACCCGAGTTATAATGAACGCTTATGCCATCGGCCGAGATCCTAATTATTGGCCGGACTCTAATGTATTTAAGCCCGAGAGATTTGAAAACTCGTCAATTGATTTTAAAGGAAACGACTTTGAGCTAATTCCGTTTGGTGCTGGTAGGAGAATGTGTCCGGGTTTGACACTAGGCGTGGCTAACGTCGAGCTCCCGTTAGCTATGTTGCTCTACCATTTCGATTGGAAGTTGCCAAATGGAATGAAGGCAGAAGATCTCGACATGGATGAATTGTTCGGAATTACAATGAGGAGGAAAAATGACTTGCTTATCATTCCTATACCTTATTCATCTTTTGTTATGTAG